A section of the Ornithinimicrobium sufpigmenti genome encodes:
- a CDS encoding PAC2 family protein, whose product MIELQEIGELRDPIVIAAFEGWNDAGECASAVVKHLAEVWDAEVVAAIDPEDFYDFQVNRPQVANVDGRRIVRWPTTRILLARNTPVGRDVLLVLGIEPSVRWRTFANDLLSYILDQGTQLLIVLGGLLADVPHTRPIPVGLTSEDEGLLEGNDDVERSSYEGPTGIVGVLSDEARQQHLPTLSCWAAVPHYAGGAPSPKASLALLGQLEEILDCVVDDAAISEAAQAWEHGVDELADSDEEVADYVRQLEEAQDTADLPEASGDAIAREFERYLRRRDDGAGG is encoded by the coding sequence ATGATCGAGCTGCAGGAGATCGGCGAGCTGCGGGACCCCATCGTGATCGCCGCCTTCGAGGGGTGGAACGACGCAGGGGAGTGCGCCTCCGCCGTCGTCAAGCATCTCGCCGAGGTCTGGGACGCAGAGGTCGTCGCAGCGATCGACCCGGAGGACTTCTACGACTTCCAGGTCAACCGGCCCCAGGTGGCCAACGTCGACGGCCGCCGGATCGTCCGCTGGCCCACCACCCGCATCCTGCTCGCCCGCAACACCCCCGTGGGGCGGGACGTCCTGCTCGTCCTGGGAATCGAACCCTCGGTGCGCTGGCGGACCTTCGCCAACGACCTGCTGTCCTACATCCTGGACCAGGGCACCCAGCTGCTCATCGTCCTCGGTGGCCTGCTCGCCGACGTACCGCATACCCGGCCCATCCCGGTCGGGCTGACCTCCGAGGACGAAGGACTGCTCGAGGGCAACGACGACGTCGAGCGCAGCTCCTACGAGGGGCCCACGGGGATCGTCGGCGTCCTCTCCGACGAGGCCCGGCAGCAGCACCTGCCCACCCTGTCCTGCTGGGCAGCTGTGCCGCACTACGCCGGCGGCGCCCCGTCGCCGAAGGCCTCGCTCGCCCTCCTCGGCCAGCTCGAGGAAATCCTGGACTGCGTGGTGGACGACGCCGCGATCAGCGAGGCCGCGCAGGCGTGGGAGCACGGCGTGGACGAGCTCGCCGACTCCGACGAGGAGGTCGCGGACTACGTCCGGCAGCTCGAAGAGGCCCAGGACACCGCCGACCTGCCGGAGGCGTCCGGCGACGCGATCGCCCGGGAGTTCGAGCGGTACCTGCGGCGACGGGACGACGGGGCAGGCGGGTAG
- a CDS encoding HAD family hydrolase: MTRARSSTPAAHLPPDRLPAAVLWDMDGTLVDTEPYWIAEEYALVEAAGGVWTDEDAHDLVGQDLRVSARMILDRTPVTGTVDEVVHALLAGVVRRTRQHMPWRPGARELLTELSEAEVPSALVTMSWAPLAEVLVEHLPEGTFTAVITGDQVARGKPYPDPYLEAAARLGVDPADCVAVEDSPTGAASATAAGVPTLVVPHTVQVPQMPRARQLESLEGVQARDLVRLATEQLSVRG; encoded by the coding sequence GTGACCCGTGCCCGCTCCTCGACTCCTGCCGCTCACCTCCCGCCTGACCGTCTGCCGGCGGCGGTGCTGTGGGACATGGACGGGACCCTGGTCGACACCGAGCCCTACTGGATCGCCGAGGAGTATGCGCTGGTCGAGGCGGCAGGCGGGGTGTGGACGGACGAGGACGCCCACGACCTGGTCGGCCAGGACCTGCGGGTCTCGGCGCGGATGATCCTCGACCGCACGCCGGTGACCGGGACGGTCGACGAGGTCGTCCACGCGCTGCTCGCCGGCGTGGTGCGACGGACCAGGCAGCACATGCCCTGGCGACCAGGGGCGCGGGAGCTGCTGACCGAGCTGAGCGAGGCGGAGGTGCCCTCAGCGCTGGTGACCATGTCGTGGGCGCCTCTGGCGGAGGTGCTCGTCGAGCACCTGCCCGAGGGCACGTTCACCGCTGTCATCACCGGGGACCAGGTGGCGCGGGGCAAGCCGTACCCGGACCCCTACCTCGAGGCCGCCGCCCGTCTCGGCGTGGATCCCGCTGACTGCGTGGCAGTGGAGGACTCGCCCACGGGGGCTGCGTCCGCGACGGCGGCCGGTGTCCCGACGCTCGTCGTCCCGCACACGGTCCAGGTGCCGCAGATGCCGCGAGCACGTCAGCTCGAGAGCCTGGAAGGGGTCCAGGCCCGGGACCTCGTCCGGCTGGCGACCGAGCAGCTCTCCGTCAGAGGCTGA
- the mshC gene encoding cysteine--1-D-myo-inosityl 2-amino-2-deoxy-alpha-D-glucopyranoside ligase, whose translation MKKWSSTEVPSLPVAHPGTAVQVHDTARGETVPVGEGDEARLYVCGITPYDATHMGHAATYVTFDLLQRVWRDTGREVVYVQNVTDIDEPLLERAARDGVHWEDLAQQEIELFFRDMEALRVLPPAHYVGAVEGIPDDVSAVEQLVAAGAAYPVDVPDTEATVEGAARVDLYLDLASQPTFGDVSGWTREEMMEVFGERGGDPDRAGKRQPLDPLLWRAGREGEPHWEGGSLGRGRPGWHIECSTIALRYLGRDFDVQGGGTDLIFPHHEMSAVQADAIHGRGSFARAYVHQAMVGLDGEKMSKSKGNLVLVSRLRREGVDPMAIRLALLDRHYRTPWDWTDDLLARAEERLRVWRAAAAHPTSPAISEPPDLGLELETVVRMRERLAGDLDAPGALVAVDRWAQEADGRGTGLVQVAVDALLGVSL comes from the coding sequence GTGAAGAAATGGTCGTCTACCGAGGTCCCGTCGCTCCCCGTCGCGCATCCCGGCACGGCGGTCCAGGTGCACGACACCGCACGCGGCGAGACGGTCCCGGTCGGGGAGGGCGACGAGGCGCGGCTGTACGTCTGCGGGATCACCCCGTACGACGCGACGCACATGGGGCACGCCGCGACCTACGTCACCTTCGACCTGCTCCAGCGGGTCTGGCGCGACACGGGCCGTGAGGTCGTCTACGTCCAGAACGTCACCGACATCGACGAGCCGCTGCTCGAGCGGGCGGCGCGCGACGGAGTCCACTGGGAGGACCTGGCGCAGCAGGAGATCGAGCTGTTCTTCCGCGACATGGAGGCGCTACGGGTCCTGCCGCCGGCCCACTACGTCGGTGCCGTCGAGGGCATCCCGGACGACGTGAGCGCGGTGGAGCAGCTGGTAGCAGCGGGCGCGGCATACCCGGTCGACGTGCCGGACACCGAGGCGACGGTGGAGGGGGCCGCCCGCGTCGACCTCTACCTCGACCTGGCCAGCCAACCCACCTTCGGCGACGTCTCGGGCTGGACCCGCGAGGAGATGATGGAGGTCTTCGGCGAGCGCGGCGGCGACCCCGACCGCGCCGGGAAGCGGCAGCCGTTGGACCCGCTGCTCTGGCGCGCGGGGCGGGAGGGCGAGCCGCACTGGGAGGGCGGCAGCCTGGGGCGCGGCCGTCCCGGATGGCACATCGAGTGTTCGACGATCGCGCTGCGCTACCTCGGGCGGGACTTCGACGTCCAGGGCGGCGGGACCGACCTGATCTTCCCGCACCACGAGATGAGCGCGGTGCAGGCGGACGCGATCCATGGCCGGGGTAGCTTCGCCAGGGCCTACGTGCACCAGGCCATGGTCGGCCTGGACGGCGAGAAGATGAGCAAGTCCAAGGGCAACCTGGTGCTCGTCTCAAGGTTGCGCCGGGAAGGGGTCGACCCCATGGCGATCCGGCTGGCGCTCCTCGACCGCCACTACCGCACCCCCTGGGACTGGACCGACGACCTGCTGGCCCGCGCAGAGGAGCGCCTCCGGGTATGGCGTGCTGCTGCTGCTCATCCGACCTCACCTGCCATCTCGGAACCGCCGGACCTGGGGCTGGAGCTGGAGACGGTGGTGCGGATGCGCGAGCGGCTGGCCGGTGACCTGGACGCCCCCGGCGCCCTGGTGGCGGTGGACCGCTGGGCCCAGGAAGCGGACGGGCGCGGAACCGGCCTGGTGCAGGTGGCGGTCGACGCGCTGCTCGGCGTCAGCCTCTGA
- a CDS encoding HNH endonuclease signature motif containing protein: MAPVMLAVRTLTAARGGIEARLLEAAKVTVAAAADELLTLKGYVSVEELTAAQRAKLRTEAKAMAIAELVVGGRYSREEARQLVGVACAPGIIPALVINALDGAWTTWWQVRLFWMRCARLDPEAAQLVAIRLFGTDPDEVANERLDPEGGLREEGWDHTQYRAALEREATRAEGQDVEAERARRRAAYRSRKVTITGHDDGTGTLVLHTDLVAMCAIHTRIERVARLLRAGGDERTLDQLRADVCAALLVHGTIPALDKDVDDLTPGDLEHLARVLTGQPQVQVQVVIGWDSLTATPTCPHCGHTYSTADQPGDPDPGESTPPEPADPDERGPAGRTRSRDRSSGGVGEILGRLGTFITPGHARELVLRPGTTLTRLLMDPADGRLRERTIAAYRPDADMRRQVIAADLYSRTPSGRAPASACELDHVIPWTGEPGGGPTSELNLAAAVKEWHQHKTKQRCAVTINARRDLTWTTLLASTITTREHDYRQYLDQIRPGSPDPGEPSADVHEGSVRAVLPPPTGEEQVEQWGRSEFVELARAIYRQAALDSAPATTGLPGHEEHLKDSVRLRAAQALYAAIVHRGPGAFLEDEDDLPEAADGGPTSGWFCVTHARKDSTQQRPGPPVGHPTPEQILGLTPSESADNADGADSDPSADRADGSADRDRPARQDRRSDTTWDIERDDPPPF, encoded by the coding sequence GTGGCGCCCGTGATGTTGGCGGTCCGCACGTTGACCGCGGCCCGGGGCGGGATCGAGGCCCGGCTGCTCGAGGCGGCGAAGGTGACGGTCGCCGCGGCGGCCGACGAGCTGCTGACCCTGAAGGGGTATGTGTCGGTCGAGGAGCTGACCGCGGCGCAGCGGGCCAAGCTCCGGACCGAGGCCAAGGCCATGGCGATCGCTGAGCTGGTCGTCGGTGGTCGGTACAGCCGGGAGGAGGCTCGTCAGCTCGTCGGCGTCGCGTGCGCACCCGGAATAATCCCGGCTCTGGTGATCAACGCTCTGGACGGGGCCTGGACCACGTGGTGGCAGGTGCGGCTGTTCTGGATGCGCTGCGCACGGCTGGACCCGGAAGCAGCACAGCTGGTCGCTATCCGGTTGTTCGGGACCGACCCGGACGAGGTGGCCAACGAGCGGCTGGATCCTGAGGGCGGGCTGCGGGAGGAGGGCTGGGACCACACCCAGTACCGCGCGGCGCTGGAGCGGGAGGCGACCCGGGCCGAGGGGCAGGACGTAGAGGCCGAACGGGCCCGGCGTCGAGCGGCCTACCGGTCTCGCAAGGTCACCATTACCGGACATGATGACGGCACCGGCACGTTGGTGCTGCACACCGATCTGGTCGCGATGTGCGCGATCCACACCCGTATCGAACGAGTCGCGCGGCTGCTGCGTGCTGGAGGGGACGAACGCACCCTGGACCAGCTGCGGGCCGACGTGTGCGCCGCGCTGCTGGTGCACGGCACGATCCCTGCTCTGGACAAGGATGTCGATGACCTCACCCCGGGCGACCTGGAACACCTGGCCCGGGTCCTGACCGGTCAACCCCAGGTCCAGGTCCAGGTCGTCATCGGTTGGGACTCCTTGACCGCCACGCCCACCTGTCCCCACTGCGGCCACACCTACTCGACCGCGGACCAGCCCGGTGATCCCGACCCCGGCGAGAGCACGCCGCCGGAACCTGCCGACCCGGACGAGCGAGGGCCGGCGGGGAGGACGCGCTCGCGTGACAGGTCGAGTGGTGGGGTGGGGGAGATCCTGGGCCGGCTGGGGACGTTCATCACCCCCGGTCATGCCCGTGAGCTGGTGCTGCGGCCCGGCACGACCCTGACCCGGTTGTTGATGGACCCGGCGGACGGGCGGTTGCGGGAGCGCACGATCGCGGCCTACCGTCCCGATGCGGACATGCGCCGCCAGGTCATCGCGGCCGACCTGTACTCCCGCACCCCGAGCGGACGAGCACCCGCCTCGGCCTGCGAGCTGGACCACGTCATCCCCTGGACCGGTGAACCCGGTGGTGGCCCCACCAGTGAGCTGAACTTGGCCGCCGCCGTCAAGGAATGGCATCAGCACAAGACCAAGCAGCGCTGTGCCGTCACGATCAACGCACGCCGCGACCTGACCTGGACCACGCTGCTGGCCAGCACCATCACTACCCGCGAGCACGACTACCGCCAGTACCTGGACCAGATCAGACCCGGCTCGCCGGATCCCGGTGAGCCTTCCGCAGACGTCCACGAGGGCTCGGTGCGCGCCGTCCTGCCTCCACCGACGGGGGAGGAGCAGGTGGAGCAGTGGGGCCGCTCCGAGTTCGTCGAGCTGGCCCGGGCGATCTACCGGCAGGCCGCTCTCGACTCCGCACCGGCCACGACCGGGCTCCCCGGCCACGAGGAGCACCTGAAGGACTCAGTCCGGCTCCGGGCAGCTCAAGCGCTCTACGCCGCCATCGTCCACCGCGGCCCCGGAGCCTTCCTCGAGGACGAGGACGACCTACCCGAAGCCGCCGACGGTGGCCCCACGAGCGGCTGGTTCTGCGTCACCCACGCCCGGAAGGACAGCACCCAGCAACGGCCGGGCCCACCCGTTGGCCACCCCACCCCCGAGCAGATCCTCGGTCTCACCCCCAGTGAAAGCGCTGACAACGCTGACGGGGCTGACAGCGATCCCAGCGCAGACAGGGCTGACGGCTCGGCCGACCGCGACCGACCCGCCCGGCAGGACCGCCGTTCGGACACCACGTGGGACATTGAACGTGACGACCCACCACCGTTCTAG
- a CDS encoding SCO1664 family protein: MPVEDEPAVDRPVIEDVSDEEALDLLRTATIEPVGVLTQASNLTLLVDLTDASGATTGHRAVYKPVRGERPLRDFPVGTLAAREVAAYLASRAGGFEIVPPTVLRDGPLGEGSLQWWVDQEPERLADPSAGLVEVLAPADLGPGWLPVVSGSDEEGHEVVVAHADDPRLRQMAVLDALLNNADRKAAHLTLDPRARLRGFDHGLSLHVEDKLRTVLWGWAGKPLAPDELRAVAALLEALDSELGTDLAKMLSVPEVEALRARGMALLESSAFPDPPGDRYPLPWPLW, encoded by the coding sequence GTGCCGGTCGAGGACGAGCCGGCCGTGGACCGGCCGGTCATCGAGGACGTCTCGGACGAGGAGGCCCTGGACCTCCTCCGCACGGCGACGATCGAGCCGGTCGGGGTGCTCACCCAGGCCTCGAACCTGACCCTCCTCGTCGATCTCACGGACGCCTCCGGTGCCACAACCGGTCACCGCGCCGTCTACAAGCCGGTTCGGGGAGAGCGACCCCTGCGGGACTTCCCGGTCGGGACGCTGGCGGCCCGGGAGGTGGCGGCGTACCTCGCCTCGCGCGCGGGCGGCTTCGAGATCGTGCCTCCGACAGTGCTGAGGGACGGGCCCTTGGGGGAGGGTTCGTTGCAGTGGTGGGTCGACCAGGAGCCGGAGCGCCTGGCGGACCCCTCTGCCGGGCTGGTGGAGGTGCTCGCGCCGGCCGACCTCGGGCCGGGGTGGCTGCCGGTGGTCTCAGGGTCTGACGAGGAAGGACACGAGGTGGTGGTCGCGCACGCCGATGACCCGCGACTTCGTCAGATGGCTGTCCTGGACGCCCTGCTCAACAACGCCGACCGCAAGGCCGCTCACCTGACGCTGGACCCGCGGGCCCGGTTGCGCGGCTTCGACCATGGCTTGTCCCTGCACGTGGAGGACAAGCTGCGCACGGTGCTGTGGGGGTGGGCTGGCAAGCCGCTGGCGCCCGACGAGCTGCGCGCTGTGGCTGCGCTGCTCGAGGCGCTGGACAGCGAGCTGGGGACTGATCTGGCAAAGATGTTGTCAGTTCCGGAGGTCGAGGCGCTGCGGGCACGGGGCATGGCCCTCCTGGAGAGCAGTGCCTTCCCTGACCCGCCAGGAGACCGCTATCCCCTCCCGTGGCCCTTGTGGTGA
- a CDS encoding DUF3090 domain-containing protein: MSPHVFDPPDRFVAGSVGPPGERTFFLQASADGRVVTVSLEKEQVRLLGESLVEMLDQVAGPEGSPEAAEPFLDNAPLDTPFDDDFRVQRLSVAWDDEVRRVVLEAHDRPAPEELAELEAEGDTEPPWGVLPPQSVRVVLTPAAARAFAQRCAKSIEGGRPSCPFCGQPLDPRGHICPRANGYRR; this comes from the coding sequence ATGTCCCCGCACGTCTTCGACCCGCCGGACCGCTTCGTCGCCGGGAGCGTCGGACCGCCCGGTGAGCGGACCTTCTTCCTGCAGGCCAGCGCCGACGGCCGGGTGGTGACCGTCTCCCTGGAGAAGGAGCAGGTCCGCCTGCTCGGTGAATCGCTGGTGGAGATGCTGGACCAGGTGGCAGGACCGGAAGGCAGCCCCGAGGCGGCCGAGCCGTTCCTGGACAATGCGCCGCTGGACACCCCGTTCGACGACGACTTCCGGGTCCAGAGGCTGTCCGTGGCCTGGGACGACGAGGTCCGCCGGGTGGTGCTGGAGGCGCACGACCGGCCGGCACCCGAGGAGCTGGCCGAGCTGGAGGCGGAGGGCGACACGGAGCCGCCCTGGGGCGTGCTGCCGCCGCAGTCGGTGCGGGTCGTCCTCACTCCCGCCGCCGCGCGCGCCTTTGCTCAGCGGTGCGCCAAGTCCATCGAGGGCGGGCGTCCGAGCTGCCCCTTCTGCGGCCAGCCGCTGGACCCGCGCGGTCACATCTGCCCGCGCGCCAACGGCTACCGTCGCTGA
- a CDS encoding MSMEG_4193 family putative phosphomutase, which translates to MAICILLRHGRTRANADGTLAGWTPGVGLDEAGLEQARRVGERLAPTALAAVVSSPLQRCAETAAAVVAAQPADRVVARHTEERLGEARYGAWTGRPLAELAKDPLWRQVQDEPSRVTFPEHEEFEHEAMADMQARAIAALEEWDARLEDEHGPGAVWVAVSHGDVIKALLAHTLATSLDDFQRIVVDPASLSIVHRTGARPFVLRMNDTGHDPVDLSGLVARIVAAGASGDAEVGGGAGSGSGREEEPAEDHGGSKTEASGEESV; encoded by the coding sequence ATGGCGATCTGCATCCTGCTCCGGCACGGCCGGACCCGGGCCAACGCCGACGGCACGCTGGCCGGCTGGACCCCGGGCGTGGGTCTGGACGAGGCGGGCCTGGAGCAGGCTCGGCGCGTGGGCGAGCGGCTCGCCCCGACCGCCCTGGCCGCGGTGGTCTCCAGCCCGCTGCAGCGCTGCGCAGAGACGGCTGCTGCCGTCGTGGCGGCCCAGCCTGCCGACCGGGTGGTGGCACGGCATACCGAGGAGCGGCTGGGGGAGGCCAGGTACGGCGCGTGGACCGGTCGTCCTCTCGCCGAGCTGGCCAAGGACCCCCTGTGGCGGCAGGTCCAGGACGAGCCGTCCCGGGTGACCTTCCCCGAGCACGAGGAGTTCGAGCACGAGGCGATGGCCGACATGCAGGCCCGTGCGATCGCTGCGCTGGAGGAGTGGGACGCCCGGCTGGAGGACGAGCACGGGCCCGGCGCGGTCTGGGTCGCGGTGAGCCACGGCGACGTGATCAAGGCGCTGCTCGCCCACACCCTCGCCACGTCCCTGGACGACTTCCAGCGCATCGTGGTCGACCCAGCGTCGCTGAGCATCGTGCACCGGACGGGTGCGCGGCCGTTCGTGCTGAGGATGAACGACACAGGCCACGACCCGGTGGACCTGTCAGGTCTGGTCGCGCGGATCGTGGCGGCCGGAGCCAGCGGTGACGCAGAGGTGGGCGGCGGGGCCGGTAGCGGTTCGGGTCGTGAGGAGGAACCGGCGGAAGATCACGGCGGGTCGAAGACCGAAGCCTCCGGCGAGGAGTCCGTATAG
- a CDS encoding LLM class F420-dependent oxidoreductase, translating to MRLGLSCGFWGQGRDEENLELVRRADQLGVDVVWVAEAYGPDAVSILAYLAAQTERIEIGAGVLQIPARSPAATAMAAVSLDSLSGGRFRLGLGVSGPQVSEGWHGVRFGKPLARTREYAQIVRTALARKSLTHDGEFFTLPLPDGPGKALRLTHTHRADVPIYLAAVGPKNLELAGEIADGWLGVFVAPGFFPEQKAHLDAGLAARHTPPARPFERDAVVALAVGEDVEACARAVSPYPALYVGGMGSREHNFYNQLACRMGYEEEATRVQELYLERRYAEAAAALPPQFIDDTSLLGDVDRIAAGMRRYRDAGLTTLTVSPWGADLDARMAGLEAAVEAHRRLDD from the coding sequence GTGCGGCTAGGGCTGAGCTGCGGTTTCTGGGGTCAGGGCAGGGACGAGGAGAACCTCGAGCTGGTCCGGCGCGCCGACCAGCTCGGCGTCGACGTCGTCTGGGTCGCGGAGGCGTACGGGCCGGACGCGGTGAGCATCCTGGCCTACCTCGCCGCGCAGACCGAGCGCATCGAGATCGGCGCCGGCGTGCTGCAGATCCCCGCTCGCTCCCCGGCCGCGACCGCCATGGCCGCGGTCAGCCTGGACAGCCTCTCCGGTGGCCGCTTCCGCCTCGGCCTCGGGGTCAGCGGCCCGCAGGTGTCCGAGGGGTGGCACGGGGTCCGGTTCGGCAAGCCGCTGGCCCGCACCCGCGAGTACGCCCAGATCGTCCGCACCGCGCTCGCGCGGAAGTCGCTCACGCACGACGGTGAGTTCTTCACCCTGCCCCTGCCGGACGGGCCCGGCAAGGCCCTCCGCCTGACCCACACCCACCGCGCCGACGTGCCCATCTACCTGGCCGCGGTGGGCCCGAAGAACCTCGAGCTGGCCGGGGAGATCGCCGACGGCTGGCTCGGCGTCTTCGTCGCGCCTGGCTTCTTCCCCGAGCAGAAGGCGCACCTGGACGCGGGACTGGCGGCACGGCATACCCCGCCGGCCCGGCCCTTCGAGCGGGATGCGGTGGTGGCCCTGGCCGTCGGCGAGGACGTGGAGGCCTGTGCGCGCGCGGTGAGCCCCTACCCGGCCCTCTACGTCGGGGGCATGGGCAGCCGGGAGCACAACTTCTACAACCAGCTGGCCTGCCGGATGGGCTATGAGGAGGAGGCGACGCGGGTGCAGGAGCTCTACCTGGAGCGCCGGTATGCCGAGGCCGCCGCCGCCCTGCCACCCCAGTTCATCGACGACACCAGCCTGCTCGGCGACGTCGACCGGATCGCCGCCGGCATGCGTCGCTACCGCGACGCCGGCCTCACCACCCTCACCGTCTCCCCGTGGGGCGCCGACCTGGACGCGCGGATGGCCGGCCTGGAGGCCGCCGTCGAGGCGCACCGGCGGCTCGACGACTGA
- a CDS encoding DUF5703 family protein, with protein MVEYEYRELTFHRDQSRGEVRQALTEHAEYGRWELFRVRVFWGGMRKVVMRRKIIRVQRTA; from the coding sequence ATGGTGGAGTACGAGTACCGGGAGCTCACCTTCCACCGCGACCAGAGTCGCGGTGAGGTGCGTCAGGCCCTGACCGAGCACGCAGAGTATGGACGCTGGGAGCTGTTCCGCGTCCGGGTCTTCTGGGGTGGCATGCGCAAGGTGGTCATGCGCCGCAAGATCATCCGCGTCCAGCGCACCGCCTGA
- a CDS encoding M20/M25/M40 family metallo-hydrolase, with translation MSSDDDLMMSTTVEEEAVRICKELIRIDTSNYGDGSGPGEREAAEYVAGLLREVGLEPLLTEPADHPGRTSVVVRTEGRDRSRPGLVLHGHLDVVPAEAKDWSVDPFAAEEKDGMIWGRGAVDMKDMVAMLIATLRQLARSGEKPPRDIVWAFFADEEAGGMKGAGHVVAEHPEWFEGCTEAISEVGGFSVTLPDHATGAPTRAYLLQTAEKGIAWLRLHAHGRAGHGSVPNPENAIVRLAEAITRINAHEWPRTYIASVRELFDGVARITGEEWSEETLEQLLGRLGGARRFVEGTLRDTSNFSMLDSGYKMNVIPQSASASLDCRFLPGHEEELLSTIRELAGEHVEVEIEHKDVALEAPSSGELVDSMKRALLKEDPGAHVLPYCLSGGTDNKHLSRLGITGYGFAPLRLPEELDFVGMFHGVDERVPVDAIRFGTRVLGQLIADC, from the coding sequence ATGAGCAGCGACGACGACCTGATGATGTCCACCACCGTCGAGGAAGAGGCGGTGCGGATCTGCAAGGAGCTCATCCGCATCGACACCAGCAACTACGGTGACGGCAGCGGGCCGGGGGAGCGGGAGGCCGCGGAGTATGTCGCCGGGCTGCTGCGTGAGGTCGGGCTGGAGCCGCTGCTGACCGAGCCGGCCGACCACCCCGGTCGGACCAGCGTCGTGGTGCGCACCGAGGGTCGGGACCGCTCGCGGCCCGGCCTGGTGCTGCACGGTCACCTCGACGTCGTCCCCGCCGAGGCCAAGGACTGGTCGGTCGACCCGTTCGCGGCGGAGGAGAAGGACGGGATGATCTGGGGCCGCGGCGCTGTCGACATGAAGGACATGGTGGCGATGCTCATCGCCACCCTGCGCCAGCTCGCCCGGTCTGGCGAGAAGCCGCCGCGCGACATCGTCTGGGCCTTCTTCGCCGACGAGGAGGCCGGCGGGATGAAGGGGGCCGGGCACGTCGTGGCGGAGCACCCGGAGTGGTTCGAGGGCTGCACCGAGGCGATCAGCGAGGTGGGTGGCTTCTCGGTCACCCTGCCCGACCACGCGACCGGTGCACCGACCCGGGCCTACCTGCTGCAGACCGCGGAGAAGGGGATCGCCTGGCTGCGGCTGCACGCGCACGGCCGCGCCGGTCACGGCTCGGTCCCCAACCCCGAGAACGCCATCGTCCGGCTCGCCGAGGCGATCACCCGGATCAACGCCCACGAGTGGCCGCGCACGTACATCGCCTCCGTGCGCGAGCTCTTCGACGGCGTCGCCCGGATCACCGGCGAGGAGTGGAGCGAGGAGACGCTCGAGCAGCTGCTCGGCAGGCTCGGTGGGGCGCGGCGCTTCGTCGAGGGCACGCTGCGAGACACCTCGAACTTCTCCATGCTCGACTCCGGCTACAAGATGAACGTCATCCCCCAGAGCGCCTCGGCCTCGCTGGACTGCCGCTTCCTGCCCGGTCACGAGGAGGAGCTGCTGTCCACGATCCGGGAGCTGGCCGGGGAGCACGTCGAGGTGGAGATCGAGCACAAGGACGTGGCGCTGGAGGCTCCGTCCAGCGGTGAGCTGGTCGACTCGATGAAGCGGGCGCTGCTCAAGGAGGACCCCGGCGCGCACGTGCTGCCCTACTGCCTCTCCGGCGGCACCGACAACAAGCACCTGTCCCGGCTGGGGATCACCGGCTACGGCTTCGCCCCGCTGCGGCTGCCGGAGGAGCTGGACTTCGTCGGGATGTTCCACGGGGTCGACGAGCGGGTCCCGGTCGACGCGATCCGGTTCGGGACGCGGGTGCTGGGACAGCTGATCGCCGACTGCTGA
- a CDS encoding SRPBCC family protein — protein sequence MELNHSFTVAASPERTWELLTDLGEVGGCFPGAKVTSYDEENFEGEVKVKLGPIAVTYQGKGRFLERDDEARHAKIEGVGRGLRGLGNATAVATLDLSGDGEGTRVDVITDLSITGKPAQFGRGVMQSVSDKLLGQFVACLESKLG from the coding sequence ATGGAGCTCAACCACTCCTTCACCGTGGCCGCCTCGCCCGAGCGCACCTGGGAGCTGCTCACCGACCTCGGCGAGGTCGGCGGGTGCTTCCCGGGCGCGAAGGTGACCTCCTACGACGAGGAGAATTTCGAGGGTGAGGTCAAGGTCAAGCTCGGTCCCATCGCGGTCACCTACCAGGGCAAGGGCCGGTTCCTGGAGCGTGACGACGAGGCACGCCACGCCAAGATCGAGGGCGTCGGCCGCGGGCTGCGCGGTCTGGGCAACGCCACTGCCGTCGCGACGCTGGACCTGAGCGGGGACGGCGAGGGCACCAGGGTCGACGTCATCACCGACCTGTCCATCACCGGCAAGCCGGCCCAGTTCGGCCGGGGCGTCATGCAGTCGGTCTCGGACAAGCTGCTCGGCCAGTTCGTGGCCTGCCTGGAGTCCAAGCTCGGCTAG